A portion of the Musa acuminata AAA Group cultivar baxijiao unplaced genomic scaffold, Cavendish_Baxijiao_AAA HiC_scaffold_1052, whole genome shotgun sequence genome contains these proteins:
- the LOC135665984 gene encoding transcription initiation factor IIE subunit alpha-like isoform X1 has product MSLEPFARLVRLAGRAFYDDVSLKGDNQPKNGRGDNRGMAVIVLDALTRRQWVREEDLAKTLKLHAKQLRRILRFFEEEKLVMRDHRKESAKGAKIFSTAVAATGDGQQVVKDGEEKTKMHTHSYCCLDYAQIYDVIRYRMHRMKKKIKDELDSRNTIQEYICPNCGRRYSAFDALQLVSFTDEYFHCENCNGELVAESDKLAAEEMGDGDDNARRRRREKLKDMLQKMEEQLKPLALQLARVKDLPVPEFGSLQAWEARANAAARANGDLNALDPAKSSQGQGYSGTPMPFLGETRVEVALSGMEVKGEDNESDTKTSALKVIPPWMIKEGMSLTKEQRGDAVKVDDVSTYGDDKKSKDVKEDEKSIQDEYLKAYYAALLKRQKEQEEASRMQREAERSQSDLVDGVLEAYSERQVGKKAKREDYENDDVEWEEVPSAVVTGSGEKYRLADLNMEATASGDDEDDDIDWEEG; this is encoded by the exons ATGAGCTTGGAGCCCTTCGCCAG GTTGGTGCGGCTCGCGGGGAGGGCTTTCTACGACGACGTCTCTCTCAAGGGGGACAACCAGCCCAAGAACGGCAGGGGCGACAACAGGGGCATGGCCGTCATCGTCCTCGACGCCCTCACCAG GCGCCAATGGGTGAGAGAAGAAGATTTGGCTAAGACCTTAAAGCTGCATGCAAAACAACTTCGTCGTATTTTACGATTTTTTGAAGAGGAGAAGCTAGTCATGAGAGACCATCGGAAAGAG TCAGCTAAAGGGGCAAAAATATTCAGTACAGCAGTAGCTGCCACTGGTGATGGTCAACAAGTAGTAAAGGATGGAGAAGAGAAGACGAAGATGCATACTCATTCTTATTGCTGCCTGGACTATGCGCAG ATCTATGACGTCATAAGGTATCGAATGCATCgaatgaagaaaaaaataaaggatgAATTGGACAGCAGGAATACCATTCAAGAATACATATGCCCAAATTGTGGGAGAAG GTATTCAGCTTTTGATGCACTTCAGCTTGTGAGTTTCACCGACGAGTATTTTCACTGTGAAAACTGCAATGGTGAACTTGTTGCCGAGAGTGATAAACTTGCTGCTGAAGAAATGGGAGACGGTGATGACAATGCTAGAAGGCGGAGACGTGAAAAGCTGAAAGACATGCTTCAAAAGATGGAG GAACAGCTGAAACCATTGGCTTTGCAACTTGCGAGAGTAAAGGATTTACCTGTTCCTGAGTTTGGAAGTCTGCAGGCATGGGAAGCTAGGGCGAATGCAGCTGCTCGTGCAAATGGTGATTTAAATGCACTGGATCCAGCCAAATCTTCTCAAGGACAAGGATACAGTGGAACACCTATGCCATTCCTTGGGGAAACAAGA GTTGAAGTTGCTTTATCTGGTATGGAAGTGAAGGGAGAAGACAATGAGTCTGATACAAAGACTTCAGCCTTGAAGGTTATACCTCCTTGGATGATTAAAGAAGGAATGAGTCTAACAAAAGAACAAAGGGGAGATGCGGTAAAAGTAGATGACGTTTCAACTTATGGTGATGACAAGAAATCAAAAGATGTAAAAGAAGACGAAAAGAGCATACAg GATGAGTATCTCAAGGCCTATTATGCAGCTTTGTTGAAAAGGCAGAAAGAGCAGGAAGAAGCTTCAAGAATGCAACGAGAGGCAGAAAGAAGTCAGTCTGACCTTGTGGATGGTGTTCTTGAAGCATATTCTGAACGCCAAGTTGGCAAAAAGGCAAAACGTGaagattatgaaaatgatgatGTTGAATGGGAAGAGGTTCCATCTGCAG TTGTGACAGGTTCAGGTGAAAAATATAGACTTGCTGATCTAAACATGGAGGCCACTGCATCAGgcgatgatgaagatgatgacaTTGACTGGGAGGAAGGATAA
- the LOC135665984 gene encoding transcription initiation factor IIE subunit alpha-like isoform X2, whose amino-acid sequence MSLEPFARLVRLAGRAFYDDVSLKGDNQPKNGRGDNRGMAVIVLDALTRRQWVREEDLAKTLKLHAKQLRRILRFFEEEKLVMRDHRKESAKGAKIFSTAVAATGDGQQVVKDGEEKTKMHTHSYCCLDYAQIYDVIRYRMHRMKKKIKDELDSRNTIQEYICPNCGRRYSAFDALQLVSFTDEYFHCENCNGELVAESDKLAAEEMGDGDDNARRRRREKLKDMLQKMEEQLKPLALQLARVKDLPVPEFGSLQAWEARANAAARANGDLNALDPAKSSQGQGYSGTPMPFLGETRVEVALSGMEVKGEDNESDTKTSALKVIPPWMIKEGMSLTKEQRGDAVKVDDVSTYGDDKKSKDVKEDEKSIQDEYLKAYYAALLKRQKEQEEASRMQREAERSQSDLVDGVLEAYSERQVGKKAKREDYENDDVEWEEVPSAGSGEKYRLADLNMEATASGDDEDDDIDWEEG is encoded by the exons ATGAGCTTGGAGCCCTTCGCCAG GTTGGTGCGGCTCGCGGGGAGGGCTTTCTACGACGACGTCTCTCTCAAGGGGGACAACCAGCCCAAGAACGGCAGGGGCGACAACAGGGGCATGGCCGTCATCGTCCTCGACGCCCTCACCAG GCGCCAATGGGTGAGAGAAGAAGATTTGGCTAAGACCTTAAAGCTGCATGCAAAACAACTTCGTCGTATTTTACGATTTTTTGAAGAGGAGAAGCTAGTCATGAGAGACCATCGGAAAGAG TCAGCTAAAGGGGCAAAAATATTCAGTACAGCAGTAGCTGCCACTGGTGATGGTCAACAAGTAGTAAAGGATGGAGAAGAGAAGACGAAGATGCATACTCATTCTTATTGCTGCCTGGACTATGCGCAG ATCTATGACGTCATAAGGTATCGAATGCATCgaatgaagaaaaaaataaaggatgAATTGGACAGCAGGAATACCATTCAAGAATACATATGCCCAAATTGTGGGAGAAG GTATTCAGCTTTTGATGCACTTCAGCTTGTGAGTTTCACCGACGAGTATTTTCACTGTGAAAACTGCAATGGTGAACTTGTTGCCGAGAGTGATAAACTTGCTGCTGAAGAAATGGGAGACGGTGATGACAATGCTAGAAGGCGGAGACGTGAAAAGCTGAAAGACATGCTTCAAAAGATGGAG GAACAGCTGAAACCATTGGCTTTGCAACTTGCGAGAGTAAAGGATTTACCTGTTCCTGAGTTTGGAAGTCTGCAGGCATGGGAAGCTAGGGCGAATGCAGCTGCTCGTGCAAATGGTGATTTAAATGCACTGGATCCAGCCAAATCTTCTCAAGGACAAGGATACAGTGGAACACCTATGCCATTCCTTGGGGAAACAAGA GTTGAAGTTGCTTTATCTGGTATGGAAGTGAAGGGAGAAGACAATGAGTCTGATACAAAGACTTCAGCCTTGAAGGTTATACCTCCTTGGATGATTAAAGAAGGAATGAGTCTAACAAAAGAACAAAGGGGAGATGCGGTAAAAGTAGATGACGTTTCAACTTATGGTGATGACAAGAAATCAAAAGATGTAAAAGAAGACGAAAAGAGCATACAg GATGAGTATCTCAAGGCCTATTATGCAGCTTTGTTGAAAAGGCAGAAAGAGCAGGAAGAAGCTTCAAGAATGCAACGAGAGGCAGAAAGAAGTCAGTCTGACCTTGTGGATGGTGTTCTTGAAGCATATTCTGAACGCCAAGTTGGCAAAAAGGCAAAACGTGaagattatgaaaatgatgatGTTGAATGGGAAGAGGTTCCATCTGCAG GTTCAGGTGAAAAATATAGACTTGCTGATCTAAACATGGAGGCCACTGCATCAGgcgatgatgaagatgatgacaTTGACTGGGAGGAAGGATAA
- the LOC135665983 gene encoding amino acid transporter AVT1C-like, protein MKNSVSDRNLFIESEEDDDVDEEEEHKAQPSRAADDDDSDGSDSSSSPDDDDDDGPPRSRPNSYSTNWPQSYRQSIDMYSSVTPPTIGFLGTPTLSRLSSSFLSSSFRGKHTPEIIASLIKPLLPTTAADLQLQDEERQSSHSLLIPPLPSRKPSLEKIQEKVPHELPVSRSCSYGQAVLNGMNVLCGVGILSTPYAVKEGGWLGLSILLTFAVLAWYTGILLRYCLDSEEGLETYPDIGQAAFGTTGRFAISIILYMELYACCVEYIILERDNLSSLFPNAQLNIGGIHLDSRLLFAILTTILVLPTTWLRDLSVLSYISVGGVIASVMVVLSLFWVGTVDKVGFQNKGTSLNLSGIPIAIGIYGYCYSGHAVFPNIYSSLKKPNQYPSVLFTSFAICTVMFAGVAVMGYTMFGESTQSQFTLNMPHNLVASRVTVWTTVVNPITKYALTLTPLALSLEELIPSNQSKSHLYAIMIRTTLVLSTLLVALSVPFFGLVMAFIGSLLTMLVTLIFPCACFLSILRHKVTRIQGLFCIIIITIGVVSSIVGTVSSISKIVDKLSQ, encoded by the exons ATGAAGAACTCGGTGTCAGATCGCAATCTCTTCATCGAGAGCGAGGAGGACGATGACGTCGACGAGGAGGAAGAGCACAAGGCGCAGCCGTCGAGGGCGGCCGACGACGATGACTCCGACGGCTCCGATTCGTCCTCCTcccccgacgacgacgacgacgacggcccCCCGCGGAGCAGGCCCAACTCCTACTCCACCAATTGGCCCCAAAGCTACAG GCAATCCATCGACATGTACAGTAGTGTGACTCCACCAACGATAGGGTTCCTGGGGACTCCAACACTCAGCAGATTGTCAagttccttcctttcttcctcgTTTCGAGGCAAGCACACCCCAGAAATCATTGCGTCACTTATTAAGCCTTTACTGCCCACTACTGCTGCTGATCTTCAACTACAAGACGAAGAAAGACAAAGCTCGCATTCGCTATTGATCCCTCCACTGCCATCGAGGAAGCCATCGTTAGAGAAGATACAAGAGAAGGTCCCTCATGAGTTACCCGTATCCCGGAGCTGTTCCTATGGACAGGCGGTGCTCAATG GGATGAATGTTTTATGTGGGGTTGGGATCCTTTCAACACCTTATGCCGTCAAAGAAGGAGGATGGCTTGGGCTCTCCATACTCTTGACATTTGCCGTGCTTGCGTGGTACACCGGCATTCTGCTGCGCTATTGCTTGGATAGTGAAGAAGGCCTGGAGACGTACCCCGACATAGGTCAGGCTGCCTTTGGTACCACTGGTCGTTTTGCCATCTCT ATAATCCTCTACATGGAATTGTAT GCTTGTTGTGTTGAGTATATAATATTAGAGAGGGATAACTTATCATCACTATTTCCAAATGCGCAACTGAATATAGGCGGCATACATTTAGACTCTCGTCTACTCTTTGCCATCTTGACGACTATTTTGGTTCTCCCCACTACGTGGCTTAGAGATTTAAGTGTTCTTAGTTACATATCAG TTGGAGGAGTTATTGCATCGGTAATGGTTGTCTTAAGCTTATTTTGGGTTGGTACAGTCGACAAAGTTGGATTTCAAAATAAGGGCACTTCACTAAATCTTTCAGGTATACCAATTGCCATTGGTATATATGGATACTGCTATTCAGGTCATGCAGTTTTCCCGAACATATATTCCTCATTGAAGAAACCCAATCAATATCCTTCCGTTCTCTTTACCAG CTTTGCAATTTGTACTGTGATGTTCGCTGGGGTTGCTGTCATGGGTTACACTATGTTTGGGGAGTCAACGCAATCGCAATTTACTCTCAACATGCCACATAATCTAGTGGCTTCGAGGGTTACTGTGTGGACTACG GTGGTGAACCCGATTACTAA ATATGCATTAACTCTGACTCCTTTGGCACTGAGTTTGGAGGAGTTGATACCATCAAACCAATCAAAGTCGCACTTGTATGCAATCATGATAAGAACAACGCTGGTTCTTTCTACTCTGTTAGTGGCTCTTTCCGTCCCTTTCTTTG GTTTGGTgatggcttttattggatctttgCTCACAATGCTCGTT ACTTTGATTTTTCCATGTGCTTGTTTCTTGAGCATACTTCGTCATAAAGTTACAAGAATTCAG GGACTATTTTGCATCATCATTATCACAATTGGAGTTGTTTCTTCCATTGTCGGCACCGTCTCATCAATCTCCAAAATAGTAGATAAATTGAGTCAATGA
- the LOC135665984 gene encoding transcription initiation factor IIE subunit alpha-like isoform X3 yields MAVIVLDALTRRQWVREEDLAKTLKLHAKQLRRILRFFEEEKLVMRDHRKESAKGAKIFSTAVAATGDGQQVVKDGEEKTKMHTHSYCCLDYAQIYDVIRYRMHRMKKKIKDELDSRNTIQEYICPNCGRRYSAFDALQLVSFTDEYFHCENCNGELVAESDKLAAEEMGDGDDNARRRRREKLKDMLQKMEEQLKPLALQLARVKDLPVPEFGSLQAWEARANAAARANGDLNALDPAKSSQGQGYSGTPMPFLGETRVEVALSGMEVKGEDNESDTKTSALKVIPPWMIKEGMSLTKEQRGDAVKVDDVSTYGDDKKSKDVKEDEKSIQDEYLKAYYAALLKRQKEQEEASRMQREAERSQSDLVDGVLEAYSERQVGKKAKREDYENDDVEWEEVPSAVVTGSGEKYRLADLNMEATASGDDEDDDIDWEEG; encoded by the exons ATGGCCGTCATCGTCCTCGACGCCCTCACCAG GCGCCAATGGGTGAGAGAAGAAGATTTGGCTAAGACCTTAAAGCTGCATGCAAAACAACTTCGTCGTATTTTACGATTTTTTGAAGAGGAGAAGCTAGTCATGAGAGACCATCGGAAAGAG TCAGCTAAAGGGGCAAAAATATTCAGTACAGCAGTAGCTGCCACTGGTGATGGTCAACAAGTAGTAAAGGATGGAGAAGAGAAGACGAAGATGCATACTCATTCTTATTGCTGCCTGGACTATGCGCAG ATCTATGACGTCATAAGGTATCGAATGCATCgaatgaagaaaaaaataaaggatgAATTGGACAGCAGGAATACCATTCAAGAATACATATGCCCAAATTGTGGGAGAAG GTATTCAGCTTTTGATGCACTTCAGCTTGTGAGTTTCACCGACGAGTATTTTCACTGTGAAAACTGCAATGGTGAACTTGTTGCCGAGAGTGATAAACTTGCTGCTGAAGAAATGGGAGACGGTGATGACAATGCTAGAAGGCGGAGACGTGAAAAGCTGAAAGACATGCTTCAAAAGATGGAG GAACAGCTGAAACCATTGGCTTTGCAACTTGCGAGAGTAAAGGATTTACCTGTTCCTGAGTTTGGAAGTCTGCAGGCATGGGAAGCTAGGGCGAATGCAGCTGCTCGTGCAAATGGTGATTTAAATGCACTGGATCCAGCCAAATCTTCTCAAGGACAAGGATACAGTGGAACACCTATGCCATTCCTTGGGGAAACAAGA GTTGAAGTTGCTTTATCTGGTATGGAAGTGAAGGGAGAAGACAATGAGTCTGATACAAAGACTTCAGCCTTGAAGGTTATACCTCCTTGGATGATTAAAGAAGGAATGAGTCTAACAAAAGAACAAAGGGGAGATGCGGTAAAAGTAGATGACGTTTCAACTTATGGTGATGACAAGAAATCAAAAGATGTAAAAGAAGACGAAAAGAGCATACAg GATGAGTATCTCAAGGCCTATTATGCAGCTTTGTTGAAAAGGCAGAAAGAGCAGGAAGAAGCTTCAAGAATGCAACGAGAGGCAGAAAGAAGTCAGTCTGACCTTGTGGATGGTGTTCTTGAAGCATATTCTGAACGCCAAGTTGGCAAAAAGGCAAAACGTGaagattatgaaaatgatgatGTTGAATGGGAAGAGGTTCCATCTGCAG TTGTGACAGGTTCAGGTGAAAAATATAGACTTGCTGATCTAAACATGGAGGCCACTGCATCAGgcgatgatgaagatgatgacaTTGACTGGGAGGAAGGATAA
- the LOC103974770 gene encoding anthocyanin 5-aromatic acyltransferase-like → MIRGFGSRIEGAHKASSNCQRAYCYSESRVDERSVAITMESGGEVRVLEQSRIFPTMGSAAAPPSLLLTFFDVLWSTSGPFRRLFFYDFPHPAAVFADSVLPKLKSSLSLALARFYPLAGNLRCSVSHDDVSEIGWTEGESLSFALAECDSGFHELSGDHARDVSKLQRLAPRPIWSGAAKPLLAVPVTVFPDQGFTIGVWVHHVACDDSSYTRFVKSWASACRAGEIVEPAAPLFDRMEIPNPLQLRSVNFIPGYENSGTREASTLASNLVTATFALGQEHIRRLKCWVMAKAGERNTTFHCSTVVVTCAHVWVCLLKTLGDAGDETAHFTFTADARDRLRSPVPETYFGNCIVPCFVEVKVSDLVGEDGIFAASEAIGKAIEDLKHGALKGVHGMCERWYHVTQKLPMTLTGSPKFKAYDTDFGWGRPVKVETVLQKTRAMYLQDSRSGDGVEIGLSFEQHQMDAFERHFLSGLKLLPE, encoded by the coding sequence ATGATCCGAGGTTTCGGATCACGGATCGAAGGCGCGCATAAAGCAAGCTCGAACTGCCAACGAGCCTATTGCTACAGTGAATCTCGTGTTGACGAGCGAAGCGTGGCTATTACGATGGAGTCGGGCGGAGAAGTTAGAGTGTTAGAGCAATCCCGGATCTTCCCAACGATGGGATCGGCGGCGGCGCCGCCCTCTCTTCTGCTCACCTTCTTCGACGTCCTCTGGTCGACCTCCGGTCCCTTCCGCCGCCTCTTCTTCTACGACTTCCCCCACCCCGCTGCAGTCTTCGCCGACTCGGTACTGCCGAAGCTGAAGTCGTCCCTGTCCCTCGCGCTTGCCCGGTTCTACCCCCTGGCGGGCAACCTCAGATGCTCCGTCAGCCATGACGACGTCTCCGAGATCGGTTGGACTGAAGGCGAATCACTGTCCTTCGCCTTGGCCGAGTGCGACAGCGGGTTCCACGAGCTCTCCGGCGACCACGCCCGCGACGTGTCCAAGCTGCAGCGGTTGGCGCCCCGGCCGATCTGGTCGGGTGCCGCGAAGCCGTTGTTGGCTGTGCCGGTCACCGTGTTCCCCGACCAAGGCTTCACCATCGGGGTATGGGTGCATCACGTCGCGTGCGACGACTCGAGCTACACGCGCTTCGTTAAATCGTGGGCGTCCGCTTGCCGAGCCGGGGAGATCGTGGAGCCGGCGGCACCGTTATTCGACAGGATGGAGATCCCTAATCCCCTTCAGCTGCGTTCCGTCAACTTCATTCCAGGTTACGAGAACTCCGGGACCCGTGAAGCGTCGACCCTCGCCTCCAACTTGGTTACCGCCACGTTCGCCCTCGGACAAGAGCACATCCGGCGTCTCAAGTGCTGGGTGATGGCCAAGGCCGGCGAGCGCAACACCACCTTCCATTGCTCGACAGTGGTGGTGACCTGCGCGCACGTGTGGGTCTGCCTCCTGAAGACGTTGGGCGACGCAGGCGACGAGACCGCGCACTTCACATTCACGGCGGATGCCAGGGATCGGCTGCGGTCGCCAGTGCCCGAGACATACTTTGGCAACTGCATCGTCCCGTGCTTTGTGGAGGTGAAGGTGAGCGATCTGGTCGGGGAGGACGGCATCTTCGCCGCCTCGGAGGCCATCGGGAAGGCCATAGAAGACCTGAAACATGGCGCCCTGAAGGGTGTGCATGGCATGTGCGAGAGATGGTATCATGTCACGCAGAAACTTCCCATGACCCTGACGGGATCACCCAAGTTCAAAGCTTACGATACTGATTTCGGGTGGGGAAGACCGGTGAAGGTTGAGACTGTGTTGCAGAAGACCCGAGCCATGTATCTGCAGGATAGCAGAAGTGGAGATGGCGTGGAAATTGGCCTATCATTCGAGCAGCATCAGATGGATGCGTTCGAGAGGCACTTCCTCAGTGGCCTGAAACTTCTTCCTGAATAG